A stretch of DNA from Camelus ferus isolate YT-003-E chromosome 18, BCGSAC_Cfer_1.0, whole genome shotgun sequence:
GGGCAGCACATAGGCAAAGCCACGGTGTGTGGGTGACTGAGGCAGCGAGCGAGGTGACATGGGTCGCTCTGCTGGTGGCAGCAGCTGGGGGGTGGGCTTCACCTTGGctgtggctggggctgggccatGAGGCCCCCCGACAGCCTGGGGGGAGCTTGGCCGGGCTTTTGTGGGTGTCTGCGGGGGCGTGAAGTGGCTGGCACCTGGTGGAAGGACCTGCCGTGGCTTGCCAGGCACTGGGGGCACGCTGGCCCGCTTGATGCTGTGGCCGTGGCGGCTGGGCCGCGCCTCCTTAGGGGGGGTCCCTGGGGCTGGCCCCTCATCCAGCAGGTACTCCTGGCTTCGTGACATGGGGCTGCCAGGCCCAGGGGGTCCATCGCCCAGCAGCTCCTGAGAACTGCTCATGTGCCGAGCCCGCCcacccaggctgggctctggccGCATAGAGGCCCTTGGGGTGGGCGGCAGGTGGTTGGAGGGCTTCTCGGCAGTGGCAGCGGCAGTGGCAGCGGCAGTGGCAGCGGCAGCAGCCCCTTCGGCCGGGCCAGTCATGGCAGCCTGCAGCTCACCGCTGAGCTCACTGTCCTGGAAGGTGGTCATCTTAGGAGACTGGCAGTCAGCTGGGGCAGGCTCAGGTGGGGGTGGCGACTCTATGGCCATCACTTCAAGCGACTGTGGTACCTTCCGGCGCAGGGGTCCCCCCTCATACTTGGCATACTCTGCCTTCTGTAGCTCCGCCAGTTTCCTCACTGCCAGCATTAGCTTCTTCTGGTGTCCTGAGTAGGGCACAGGGAAGGTAAGGCCAGGGAGGGTGGCAAGGACCAGGAGGCAGCAGGGGCCGGGTGAGGCCTCACCCAACTTGGTGATGCCGATCTCCTGCAGATCCTCCCAGGTGATGTCGGTGATGAAGTCAATATTCTCATAGCCGTTGTCCACCAGCACCTTGTAGTACTGGGCCAGGCCGATCATGGACAGCCACACAGCCAGGTTAGCCTACGGAGCAGGGGACACAGAGGGCAGCCCGAGCTGGCTGCCCACACCCTGCCCACCACTTGGAGCTGTCAGAGGAAGGGGCACCGGGCCAGCCCcgcacagacagacagaaggacaAACAGACAGGCCAGAGGTGTCAGCTTTGGAGACAGGGCCGCCTTGACAGGAGCCCAAGGCCAGCTCACACACGCGTGCcaacacatgcaaacacacacagggGTGACCCTTTCCTCAGGACACCCTTTGGGGGAGAGCAAAGAACGTGCTTCCTCACTTGCCCAGGCAGCCACAGGGACAGCACTCAAGAGGACACACCCCACACATCGTGGACGCAGACACACAGCACCAACCAGATACGGGTATACACACGCCTTGCATCTCAGCCACACACGGGCACTGACACCCTGCTGAGTCACGCTCACCAGTTCCCCACCAGCGCAGGCACACCTCATATACCATGTCACACGCATGTGCAAGCGTCTGTGTTGGTCTTTACCCAGAACCAACTGGTGGCTCCCTGAATGGCATCCACCTGTCCACACACTCCCAGCTCAATGTCACTCACACACCATCACGCAGCACACTTGATCACCCCCTGGGTGCAAGCACAGTGAGGCCCATGGGACCCAGATGTGctggctgggaggggccctgagCCGCTGACTGAGTGGGGTGAAGCAGGGTGGACAAACATGAACCTGCTTGTCACCAACCCACAGCATCTCCCTCATGGATGTGTGGGAGCCTGAAGCACAgcatgaggcccagagaggcagcaaGGATGCGACAGGCCCTGGGCCCACCTTCTCCCAGTCCAGAACCTGTCCCACCACAGGGGTGCCTGTCTGTGACAGCACGGCCCACTGCCTATGTGGCTGTCAGCCATCAGGGCAGCCAGCATGTGCAGTCATTGATTGGCGCCCAGAGTGTACTTAGTGCACGTGTGTTGCCTGTGTACACgaagcacacacgcacacatctcCCCCATGTGTGTGCCTGGGTGTGTGCGAGCATGCCCTGTCAACACAGCCCCTCTGCAGTGTCTGGGTGAGTGTGCAATGGGCAGCAGTACAGGAGTGCCCGGTGGCGCCGGTGTCCTCGTGTGGCAGCCTGAGTGTTGAGCACGTAGTAGAGATGGGGACTCTCCAGGCTTCCAGCTCCTTTTGCCCTGACGGCCCTCAGAGGCTGTCCCCTCTTGCCCCTGCCCCAGTGCCCCTGACGGAGGGACAGGGGCCatcctctgctctcctctccctggattccccagagggcaggggagggctgtAGCCAGGGAggcagtctgtctgtctgcccatccTGGCCTGGCCACCGGGGTGCAGGGGGCCTTACGGGTTTGTGCTCAGGCAGCCAGTCAGGGATGCTTAGGCCACTGATCTCTGCAGTAATCTTCTTCCGGTGGCCCGGCTTGGTGACCCCAATGGCCGTGAGGTCCTAAGTAGAGGAGAGGCCTGTTAGTTGGAGGCTGGAGGCCCATCTCTGGGTGGCCAGGCTTCAGGTAGCTCACCTCAGGGGTCATGCGGCTGATGGTGGGCAGGTCGTAGCCAGCACTGATGAAGTTGGGGGCGTAGAGCTGTAGCTGGAACGTGGCAAGCCACTGGCTGACAGCCTCGGTGCTCTGGAAGACACAAGGCACCCGCTGCAGGCTCGCCCGCCCGCTCACCTGCCAGGCATGCATCCCAGCCACCGCAGTGCCTCGTTCTCTGCTCAGCCGAAGACCGTGCAGTTCAATCTGCCGTCCACTGGGCCATCTGCAGCCAGGGCCCGGTCAGCCTGGCACCGCTGCTCCTCCTCACGCTGTGGTCTTGGATGCTGCCGTCTTGAGCATCGTCCAGCACTTCAGCCTCCTTCTATGATCTCCACCGGGAGGGTCCAGCTGCTGTCCACATCATAGGCTTCCCTGACAGTCCCCCCCATTCCTGTCCCAGGGACACCCTGGAGTGTGGTCCCATGGGAGGGGCACTAGGAATGGGGCCTCAGGTAGGGGCACCTagtgctgcccctccccaccctagtAGGTGGGCTCTGCCCAGAGTTCTGCAGAGGACTCAGCCAGCAGCTCGCCTCCCCTAGCACACAGGTGCAGCACACCGGACCTATCTCACCCATGCACACCCACTGTCTAGTCTCACACCCCTGCCCATCCACAcgcacacatatgcatacacgtGCCCGGCTTGCAATCAAACCAGCCACACAAGCACACCCCCCAGTTCACTGCACACCTGTGTCACACCTCCTAGACACACAAGCTTACATGCATAGCCCATACAACAGACAACACctatacacacagacagatggacagaaggacgggcctggcctggcctgtcaAGGGCCCTGGCTGAACTGTGGCCAAGCCAGGCAGGCTGCCCCAGGCGCCCCTCCCTGCGGCCGGCCCAGCCCCTGTACCTTGCCCTCTGATGCTGCCTCTGGCTTCTTGGGTGGCTGTTCCCCAAAGACCTGCCCAGCATGGGCCACTGGAGGCTGGGACCGGGTGGCACCTGGGGACAAGAGGGTGTGGTGGGGCAAGGGCTGCCTGGGGGCTACCTCCCTGCCAGGCCAGCAGTACCACGTCCTTGCTCTTACCTGCGGAGCCCTCCGGAGGCTTGACAGGGCTGTCCCCGGGGCTGGAGTCGGAGACAGGCTTCTGGGAGAGCACTGTTGCCAGGAGCTGCAACCCAGACAGGCCAGCTGGCCAGGGCTGCTCCAGCCAGAGGCCACCCCAGTCCTGCCACTACCCCACCTACCTTGACCCCTTCAGAGCCTGCGTGTAGGGTGTGGCCCCCACTGCTCCGGCCACCAGCCACACTGCTCAAGCTGCCACTGCGGTCCCCACCTGCCAGCAGGAGGGAGCATCGTCTGCCGGTGCTGGCCCGGCCTAGTTCGGTGCTGCCTTACAGAAGTGTGGCTGCCTGCCACCTACCTGCAAAGGGCTTTCTCAGCACCCAGATCTCCTCAGGGGGTGCAGGGGTGCCTGATGAGCTGCCTCCCTGGGGTGGGCTTGGTTCGGCACCTGCACGGGAACCTGTGAACCAAGCACAGCCTTCCTGAGTCCTGGACCAGCTCTGGCCTGGGGCATTCCGTGGCCTGGCCCCTGAGCCTGCGCAGAGCAGAGGCCGAACACACACGCCTTAGGGAGTCGGCACCacagcctcctcctgccctggccgTCTCCAAGGAGCTGAGAGACCCTCAGAAGACCCCTCCCAACCCGGAATTTTTGAGAGCATGGCAGAGAGGGGCACAGGCCAGGCTATCCTGCCAGTGGCTCTGTGGTCCTGTAGGTGGGGGAATTGCAGGAGGGTGCAAATCCCTCTGTGACAGGgtagcagggagagggaagaggcccCCAGGAGCCTGGGACCAGGGTCCTCAAACCAGGGACCTAGAGGTCTGTGGGCGGGCTGGCTTCACCTCATAACtggccctcctctgccctctcaccCCACCTGTCAATCTCCATGTCCTTGGTATGGGGTAAACCGATCTCCCCATGGCCCTATGGCCTTGTCCTGTGCCCCTCTTCTCACCAAGtcagccacaccagcctcctttGGACTCACTAATCACACTCTTTCTTGCCTCCCAGCCTTCACACACGTGGTTCCCACTGCTGTTTGCTGCCCGCGGCCAGCCCCTCCTGTTTCTCAGGGCCTTCTCTGACCGCCCTGTCTACAGCGGTCTCCATCCACATTCTCTGTCAGTGGCTGGTACCTTCTATGtttattccactgtcttctgcttccctccctccccaagggcAAGCTCCTGGAGAGCAGGAATGACGTCCATCTGGGTCACCGTCTATTCTGAGTGGCTAGCCTGCAAGGTCAGCTGAATAAAAGAAGTGGGTGTGGGGACACAGATGAGGGGACAGCTGGCAAGACACACTGCTCGACCCCACTCCAGATCCTACACCTAGCAGTGGCTAGAGCTTGGTCCTTGCCCTTTCAGCTGACACATCCGTGCATGTGCTTCCTTCTGGCCCGAGCTCAGGCCTGGAGGGGGACTTGCCTGCTCGCTTGACAATGGCCTCGCCCAAGGAGGACGGGAAGTAGCCCACACGGTCGTTGCCTGTCCTGTTGTCATGGATACAGCCCTTCCACCGGCCATCTGGATGCTGCTCAAGGACCTGGCCAGATGAGGTGGGGGAAGTATGCTCAGGGAGACGCCCCTCCAGGTCAAGCAGCTGGATGGCTTGGGCCTCCTGCTCAGACTCCCATGCCCCCCAAGTTCTGCTGGGTGTTGTGGGGTAAGCATCCCGCCCCTCCTGGCTCCAGCAGCCCCTGGCCATCCTTACTGTGATAATGTCCCCTGCTTTCACATTGAGGCTGGTCAGGTCATAGTTGTTGCAATAATCCTTGGTCGCCCGGACCTGCAGGGCCGCCGAAGCCTCTGGGGACACAGGAGGCAGCAGACCCCCCAGTCCTGTGAGCCGGCCCggcccaggctctgcccctgcccacctgccctgcccggGCCCACCTCGCAGCAGCTGCTTGATCTCCTTGCTGGCCTGGGAGGTGGTGAACTGGTGCACGATGTCCAGGGCCGTCTGGCTGTAGGTATTTCTCACATGGGCATTGATCCCGCTCTGTATGCCAGAGGGCGAGGCCCATCAGAAGCGCCCCCCCGACACCCACATGTGACCCCAGATCCCCCAGCCCACTGACTCACATCCAACAGCAGCCGAACCACTTCTGTTTTCCCGCAGAGTGCGGCCTCGTGCAGGGCTGTGCCAGACTTGGTCTGGCGGTTGATGTCAATGCCGGCTTGGAGGAGGAGTCTGGTGAGGAGGTAGGAGTAGCCAGCAGGGTCTTACACAGGAGCCCTCCACCCCAGCACCCCCAAGCCGGGCTCCAAGTCCTGGGGGCCTGAGAATAAACCaaccctgccccacctccctgaCAAGACAGTGATGGAGCACTTGTAGAAGTGCCCCTCCCTGGACGAACCCTTCACGCTGTTATCTCTTCTCATTATAATAGGAGTGCTGCTGTGATGCCCACTTtaaggatggggaaactgaggctcagagaagttcaggGCTGCCACAAGATGACCCAGCAAGCAGCATAGGCCGTGGGGCTGTAGAGGCCAACCTCGCAGCCCCTTCTGGTACATTCTTCATGTGGGTGGCTGGAGGCATCCTTCGCACCCGGAGGCCTGACCACATCCCCATGGCTCCCTGGCTCCTCCTGTCTCATGGCCCAGCCAAGAGCAGGAACCTGGAGGCTGAGTGCTCCTTACCCCGCCCCAACACGGCCATACCTGATGATGTCGATGTGGCCATTCTTGGCTGCCAGGTGCAGGGGGCTGGTGCCATTGGGGTCGGTGGTGTCCCCAGGCCGGGGCTCCAGCAAGGCCGCACACATGTTGCTGCTCAGAAGCAGCTGGACCACCTTGAAGGAGGAGTCAGAGTAGGGGGGCCCAGAAATGGGGTTGGGGGTTGCAGGTGTGTCCCACGATTCCCACCTCAGAAGAAGGTGGAGCAGGTGCAGTCCCATTCAGCTCTCTGGGAGACTTACCCCAACACGGCCAAACTCACAGGCAAGGTCCaggggtgtcttccccgagttgtCCACCATGCACGGGTTGGATTGGTGCTGGAGCAGCATCTCAGACTGCAGGGACCATCAGGCCTGAGGGTTTCTGTGGGGCTCATGCTGCCCCAGGTGCCCTGTCAGCCCCCAGGGTGGTCCTTACCACGTCATAGTGACCATGCTGGGCTGCCAAGTGCAGGGGGATGTGGCCCTCATCGGATGGGATGTTCACCGCTGAGCCTGCCTTCAGCACCAGCTTCATGGGCTCCTTCCGGCCCTGCCAGGCTGCATAGTGCAGCGGCCGCATgcctgggggcaggtgggagccGCTGGGAGCTAGCTCCTGACCCTGACCCCAACCCTGACCTCCAGGATGCCGATCCCACGAGAACCTGCCTCTACCCAGACCACGACCCTGGGCTGATCCTCCAGGGACCCCACTCCTGACCTtgaccccctgccccagctctgagGTCCCTAACAGGCCTTGCCTTTGTTGTCCTTGATGTCCACAGCAGCCTGGGCCTCCAGCAGCAGGGTGATTAATTCCGTGTTGCCATTCAGGGCCGCGTGGTGCAAGGCAGAGAAGCTGGGGTAGGTGACAGATACGTATGGGCAAGGACCAGGGCACCCTAGATGTCCCCAGAAGTCCCTAACCCCCATTCCAGACTGGCATCTTCCTGGCTGAGAACTCACCCATCTGGGTCTTGGAAATTGACATTGATCTTCTTGGTGGAGCCCAGGAGCTCTGGGGGTGGAAAGGAGACACAGTGAGGGAGGCTCTGCCCCTCTACTGAGGCCTACCTACCTGCCCTCTCTGGGAAGCCTCAGAACAGACAGATAGTGACTGGCTGGCTCCCTGGTAGGCTCAGGGCCAAAGCTCCCTGGGTCATTAGTctagaaacattcattcattcattcaactctATTCCCTGCACTCAGGTCCAGGTACCAGCTTTCAGATCTTGGCTTCCCACTGAGCTAAGATGTTGGAAGGTTCACAGGGCCTGTCCTTGCCTGGGGACAGAAGCCAGGGCTGTGCACccccacaggcacacacatgtgcacatgaaCCCCCTCCATTGGGACGCTGGCTGAGCACCTGCCAATGGTGGGAGGGAGAAAGCCAGCCCAATCTGTCTCTCAGAAGGGCCCAGATGGGGCCGGGGGTGGCCCAGGAAGGCTGGAACACCCGGAAATGGGGGTATCTCTGGGAAAGATCTCAATTTCCAGGGTGCAGcctccccccactcccagccttggGCCTGGCCAGTGTAGTTGAGCCCGTATTCGGCAGTGTGGGAAAAAGGCAGGCAAGTGGGTCGGTGCCTCTGAGTGACCACATGAGAATGGCCACCTTGTCTACAGGGGGAGGCTCAGGATCAGTCCACCTGAAGCCCCAGGGGCTCAAACCCTCCCTTTGGGGCCCCAGTCTCCACCAGCTGCCTACCAGAGGAAGGGAGCCCACTGATGCCCTTCCCATGGGCTCAGGTCCAGCCGGACTAGGGCCAATCCCCTGCCTGACTGGGCCATGGTTATATAACCCATTTGTGGGTCAGTCactctgggagggaggggctggcgggACAGAAGCCCCTTTGTCCCGGCCCAGGacgagggtgggggtggggggctgagggaGTCAAGTCACAGGGTGGGCTGCTGCAGGGCCTGCTTCGTGACCCACAGCAGCCCCGGGCCCTCCTGCCTTGGTTCTCAGCTGCTGGATGCAGGGTCTGGGTCCCTCAGTGGCCCACGAAGCCCACAAAGTCAGACAGGCCTGAATTCAAATATTCCCTCCGCCCCTTAGTGGCCCTGTGGCCTTGGCCCTGAGCTCAAAGGTTCTAACAAGGCTGGCCTCACAGGCCTAAGGGCATTTCCAGACAACACAGGAAGGGT
This window harbors:
- the CASKIN1 gene encoding caskin-1 isoform X1; amino-acid sequence: MGKEQELVQAVKAEDVGTAQRLLQRPRPGKAKLLGSTKKINVNFQDPDGFSALHHAALNGNTELITLLLEAQAAVDIKDNKGMRPLHYAAWQGRKEPMKLVLKAGSAVNIPSDEGHIPLHLAAQHGHYDVSEMLLQHQSNPCMVDNSGKTPLDLACEFGRVGVVQLLLSSNMCAALLEPRPGDTTDPNGTSPLHLAAKNGHIDIIRLLLQAGIDINRQTKSGTALHEAALCGKTEVVRLLLDSGINAHVRNTYSQTALDIVHQFTTSQASKEIKQLLRGGPGQGRWAGAEPGPGRLTGLGGLLPPVSPEASAALQVRATKDYCNNYDLTSLNVKAGDIITVLEQHPDGRWKGCIHDNRTGNDRVGYFPSSLGEAIVKRAGSRAGAEPSPPQGGSSSGTPAPPEEIWVLRKPFAGGDRSGSLSSVAGGRSSGGHTLHAGSEGVKLLATVLSQKPVSDSSPGDSPVKPPEGSAGATRSQPPVAHAGQVFGEQPPKKPEAASEGKSTEAVSQWLATFQLQLYAPNFISAGYDLPTISRMTPEDLTAIGVTKPGHRKKITAEISGLSIPDWLPEHKPANLAVWLSMIGLAQYYKVLVDNGYENIDFITDITWEDLQEIGITKLGHQKKLMLAVRKLAELQKAEYAKYEGGPLRRKVPQSLEVMAIESPPPPEPAPADCQSPKMTTFQDSELSGELQAAMTGPAEGAAAAATAAATAAATAEKPSNHLPPTPRASMRPEPSLGGRARHMSSSQELLGDGPPGPGSPMSRSQEYLLDEGPAPGTPPKEARPSRHGHSIKRASVPPVPGKPRQVLPPGASHFTPPQTPTKARPSSPQAVGGPHGPAPATAKVKPTPQLLPPAERPMSPRSLPQSPTHRGFAYVLPQPVESEAAPAAPGPAPAAVPTTVPMLCLPPEADVEPERPKKRAHSLNRYAASDSEPERDELLVPAAAGPYATVQRRVGRSHSVRAPAGADKNVNRSQSFAVRPRKKGPPPPPPKRSSSAMASANLADESVPDVETEGAGTEDGRLGVRAQRRRASDLAGSVDTGSAGSVKSIAAMLELSSIGGGGRAARRPPEGHPTPRPASPEPGRVATVLASVKHKEAIGPDGEVVNRRRTLSGPVTGLLATARRSPGEQGPPADHGQFVEDGTARQRPRGPAKGEASAEGPPLARVEASATLKRRIRAKQSQQENVKFILTESDTVKRRPKAKEREAGPELPPPLSVYQNGMGTVRRRPASEQAGPPELPPPPPPAEPPPSDLMHLPPLPPPDSDTRKLTKPPVSPKPVLAQPVPKIQGSPTPASKKVPLPGPGSPEVKRAHGTPPPVSPKPPPPPTAPKPAKAAAGLQSGSTSPSPAPSPARQPPAALAKPASTPPSLSASPARPPSPGAPALHVPAKPPRAAAASAATGPPAAPDGASPGDSVRQKLEETSACLAAALQAVEEKIRQEDAQGSRPSAAEKSTGSILDDIGSMFDDLADQLDAMLE
- the CASKIN1 gene encoding caskin-1 isoform X2, translating into MGKEQELVQAVKAEDVGTAQRLLQRPRPGKAKLLGSTKKINVNFQDPDGFSALHHAALNGNTELITLLLEAQAAVDIKDNKGMRPLHYAAWQGRKEPMKLVLKAGSAVNIPSDEGHIPLHLAAQHGHYDVSEMLLQHQSNPCMVDNSGKTPLDLACEFGRVGVVQLLLSSNMCAALLEPRPGDTTDPNGTSPLHLAAKNGHIDIIRLLLQAGIDINRQTKSGTALHEAALCGKTEVVRLLLDSGINAHVRNTYSQTALDIVHQFTTSQASKEIKQLLREASAALQVRATKDYCNNYDLTSLNVKAGDIITVLEQHPDGRWKGCIHDNRTGNDRVGYFPSSLGEAIVKRAGSRAGAEPSPPQGGSSSGTPAPPEEIWVLRKPFAGGDRSGSLSSVAGGRSSGGHTLHAGSEGVKLLATVLSQKPVSDSSPGDSPVKPPEGSAGATRSQPPVAHAGQVFGEQPPKKPEAASEGKSTEAVSQWLATFQLQLYAPNFISAGYDLPTISRMTPEDLTAIGVTKPGHRKKITAEISGLSIPDWLPEHKPANLAVWLSMIGLAQYYKVLVDNGYENIDFITDITWEDLQEIGITKLGHQKKLMLAVRKLAELQKAEYAKYEGGPLRRKVPQSLEVMAIESPPPPEPAPADCQSPKMTTFQDSELSGELQAAMTGPAEGAAAAATAAATAAATAEKPSNHLPPTPRASMRPEPSLGGRARHMSSSQELLGDGPPGPGSPMSRSQEYLLDEGPAPGTPPKEARPSRHGHSIKRASVPPVPGKPRQVLPPGASHFTPPQTPTKARPSSPQAVGGPHGPAPATAKVKPTPQLLPPAERPMSPRSLPQSPTHRGFAYVLPQPVESEAAPAAPGPAPAAVPTTVPMLCLPPEADVEPERPKKRAHSLNRYAASDSEPERDELLVPAAAGPYATVQRRVGRSHSVRAPAGADKNVNRSQSFAVRPRKKGPPPPPPKRSSSAMASANLADESVPDVETEGAGTEDGRLGVRAQRRRASDLAGSVDTGSAGSVKSIAAMLELSSIGGGGRAARRPPEGHPTPRPASPEPGRVATVLASVKHKEAIGPDGEVVNRRRTLSGPVTGLLATARRSPGEQGPPADHGQFVEDGTARQRPRGPAKGEASAEGPPLARVEASATLKRRIRAKQSQQENVKFILTESDTVKRRPKAKEREAGPELPPPLSVYQNGMGTVRRRPASEQAGPPELPPPPPPAEPPPSDLMHLPPLPPPDSDTRKLTKPPVSPKPVLAQPVPKIQGSPTPASKKVPLPGPGSPEVKRAHGTPPPVSPKPPPPPTAPKPAKAAAGLQSGSTSPSPAPSPARQPPAALAKPASTPPSLSASPARPPSPGAPALHVPAKPPRAAAASAATGPPAAPDGASPGDSVRQKLEETSACLAAALQAVEEKIRQEDAQGSRPSAAEKSTGSILDDIGSMFDDLADQLDAMLE
- the CASKIN1 gene encoding caskin-1 isoform X4 — translated: MGKEQELVQAVKAEDVGTAQRLLQRPRPGKAKLLGSTKKINVNFQDPDGFSALHHAALNGNTELITLLLEAQAAVDIKDNKGMRPLHYAAWQGRKEPMKLVLKAGSAVNIPSDEGHIPLHLAAQHGHYDVSEMLLQHQSNPCMVDNSGKTPLDLACEFGRVGVVQLLLSSNMCAALLEPRPGDTTDPNGTSPLHLAAKNGHIDIIRLLLQAGIDINRQTKSGTALHEAALCGKTEVVRLLLDSGINAHVRNTYSQTALDIVHQFTTSQASKEIKQLLREASAALQVRATKDYCNNYDLTSLNVKAGDIITVLEQHPDGRWKGCIHDNRTGNDRVGYFPSSLGEAIVKRAGSRAGAEPSPPQGGSSSGTPAPPEEIWVLRKPFAGGDRSGSLSSVAGGRSSGGHTLHAGSEGVKLLATVLSQKPVSDSSPGDSPVKPPEGSAGATRSQPPVAHAGQVFGEQPPKKPEAASEGKANLAVWLSMIGLAQYYKVLVDNGYENIDFITDITWEDLQEIGITKLGHQKKLMLAVRKLAELQKAEYAKYEGGPLRRKVPQSLEVMAIESPPPPEPAPADCQSPKMTTFQDSELSGELQAAMTGPAEGAAAAATAAATAAATAEKPSNHLPPTPRASMRPEPSLGGRARHMSSSQELLGDGPPGPGSPMSRSQEYLLDEGPAPGTPPKEARPSRHGHSIKRASVPPVPGKPRQVLPPGASHFTPPQTPTKARPSSPQAVGGPHGPAPATAKVKPTPQLLPPAERPMSPRSLPQSPTHRGFAYVLPQPVESEAAPAAPGPAPAAVPTTVPMLCLPPEADVEPERPKKRAHSLNRYAASDSEPERDELLVPAAAGPYATVQRRVGRSHSVRAPAGADKNVNRSQSFAVRPRKKGPPPPPPKRSSSAMASANLADESVPDVETEGAGTEDGRLGVRAQRRRASDLAGSVDTGSAGSVKSIAAMLELSSIGGGGRAARRPPEGHPTPRPASPEPGRVATVLASVKHKEAIGPDGEVVNRRRTLSGPVTGLLATARRSPGEQGPPADHGQFVEDGTARQRPRGPAKGEASAEGPPLARVEASATLKRRIRAKQSQQENVKFILTESDTVKRRPKAKEREAGPELPPPLSVYQNGMGTVRRRPASEQAGPPELPPPPPPAEPPPSDLMHLPPLPPPDSDTRKLTKPPVSPKPVLAQPVPKIQGSPTPASKKVPLPGPGSPEVKRAHGTPPPVSPKPPPPPTAPKPAKAAAGLQSGSTSPSPAPSPARQPPAALAKPASTPPSLSASPARPPSPGAPALHVPAKPPRAAAASAATGPPAAPDGASPGDSVRQKLEETSACLAAALQAVEEKIRQEDAQGSRPSAAEKSTGSILDDIGSMFDDLADQLDAMLE
- the CASKIN1 gene encoding caskin-1 isoform X3 → MGKEQELVQAVKAEDVGTAQRLLQRPRPGKAKLLGSTKKINVNFQDPDGFSALHHAALNGNTELITLLLEAQAAVDIKDNKGMRPLHYAAWQGRKEPMKLVLKAGSAVNIPSDEGHIPLHLAAQHGHYDVSEMLLQHQSNPCMVDNSGKTPLDLACEFGRVGVVQLLLSSNMCAALLEPRPGDTTDPNGTSPLHLAAKNGHIDIIRLLLQAGIDINRQTKSGTALHEAALCGKTEVVRLLLDSGINAHVRNTYSQTALDIVHQFTTSQASKEIKQLLRGGPGQGRWAGAEPGPGRLTGLGGLLPPVSPEASAALQVRATKDYCNNYDLTSLNVKAGDIITVLEQHPDGRWKGCIHDNRTGNDRVGYFPSSLGEAIVKRAGSRAGAEPSPPQGGSSSGTPAPPEEIWVLRKPFAGGDRSGSLSSVAGGRSSGGHTLHAGSEGVKLLATVLSQKPVSDSSPGDSPVKPPEGSAGATRSQPPVAHAGQVFGEQPPKKPEAASEGKANLAVWLSMIGLAQYYKVLVDNGYENIDFITDITWEDLQEIGITKLGHQKKLMLAVRKLAELQKAEYAKYEGGPLRRKVPQSLEVMAIESPPPPEPAPADCQSPKMTTFQDSELSGELQAAMTGPAEGAAAAATAAATAAATAEKPSNHLPPTPRASMRPEPSLGGRARHMSSSQELLGDGPPGPGSPMSRSQEYLLDEGPAPGTPPKEARPSRHGHSIKRASVPPVPGKPRQVLPPGASHFTPPQTPTKARPSSPQAVGGPHGPAPATAKVKPTPQLLPPAERPMSPRSLPQSPTHRGFAYVLPQPVESEAAPAAPGPAPAAVPTTVPMLCLPPEADVEPERPKKRAHSLNRYAASDSEPERDELLVPAAAGPYATVQRRVGRSHSVRAPAGADKNVNRSQSFAVRPRKKGPPPPPPKRSSSAMASANLADESVPDVETEGAGTEDGRLGVRAQRRRASDLAGSVDTGSAGSVKSIAAMLELSSIGGGGRAARRPPEGHPTPRPASPEPGRVATVLASVKHKEAIGPDGEVVNRRRTLSGPVTGLLATARRSPGEQGPPADHGQFVEDGTARQRPRGPAKGEASAEGPPLARVEASATLKRRIRAKQSQQENVKFILTESDTVKRRPKAKEREAGPELPPPLSVYQNGMGTVRRRPASEQAGPPELPPPPPPAEPPPSDLMHLPPLPPPDSDTRKLTKPPVSPKPVLAQPVPKIQGSPTPASKKVPLPGPGSPEVKRAHGTPPPVSPKPPPPPTAPKPAKAAAGLQSGSTSPSPAPSPARQPPAALAKPASTPPSLSASPARPPSPGAPALHVPAKPPRAAAASAATGPPAAPDGASPGDSVRQKLEETSACLAAALQAVEEKIRQEDAQGSRPSAAEKSTGSILDDIGSMFDDLADQLDAMLE